One Deinococcus grandis genomic region harbors:
- a CDS encoding ArsR/SmtB family transcription factor, producing MTTTTPDRKTDRAADCEVHCVHPEAVTRVEAGLPDDALIQRATTLTKVVSDPTRLRILSALAMEELCVCDLAVIAGINESTMSHQLRHLRALGLVTFRKVGRIAYYRLANDHTTRLIADILAHARVL from the coding sequence GACCACGACGACCCCCGACCGCAAGACGGACCGCGCCGCCGACTGTGAGGTGCATTGTGTCCACCCGGAGGCCGTGACGCGGGTGGAGGCGGGTCTGCCGGACGACGCGCTGATCCAGCGGGCGACGACCCTGACGAAGGTGGTGTCGGACCCCACCCGGCTGCGCATCCTTTCGGCCCTGGCGATGGAAGAGCTCTGCGTGTGTGACCTGGCGGTGATCGCAGGGATCAACGAATCGACCATGAGTCACCAGCTTCGGCACTTGAGGGCGCTGGGTCTGGTGACGTTCAGGAAGGTGGGGCGGATTGCCTACTACCGCCTGGCGAATGATCACACCACGCGGCTGATCGCGGACATCCTGGCCCACGCCAGGGTCTTGTGA